One window of the Arthrobacter sp. zg-Y919 genome contains the following:
- the hisF gene encoding imidazole glycerol phosphate synthase subunit HisF, which yields MSVAIRVIPCLDVDAGRVVKGINFEGLRDAGDPVELAHRYDRAGADELTFLDVTASSGNRDTTFEVVARTAEEVFIPLTVGGGVRSIADVDRLLRYGADKASINTAAVARPDVIDEITRHFGSQVLTLSVDARRTHDGATPSGFEVTTHGGRTGTGIDAVAWAKEAADRGVGEILLNSIDADGTREGFDIEMIRAVRAAVDVPLIASGGAGKPEHFPAAVIAGADAVLAASVFHFGPDDAIHQVKQAIRDAGFDVR from the coding sequence ATGAGTGTTGCCATCCGCGTCATCCCCTGCCTGGACGTCGACGCCGGCCGGGTGGTCAAGGGGATCAACTTCGAAGGCCTGCGCGACGCCGGCGATCCGGTGGAGCTCGCCCACCGGTATGACCGTGCCGGCGCCGACGAACTGACCTTCCTCGACGTCACCGCCTCCTCCGGCAACCGCGACACCACGTTCGAAGTCGTTGCCCGCACCGCCGAAGAGGTCTTCATTCCGCTGACCGTCGGCGGGGGAGTGCGCTCCATCGCGGACGTGGACCGGCTGCTGCGCTACGGCGCGGACAAGGCCTCGATCAACACCGCCGCCGTCGCCCGCCCCGACGTGATTGACGAAATCACCCGGCACTTCGGTTCGCAGGTGCTGACGCTCTCCGTGGACGCGAGGCGCACGCACGACGGCGCCACGCCGTCGGGCTTCGAGGTCACCACCCACGGCGGGCGCACCGGCACCGGGATCGACGCCGTCGCCTGGGCGAAGGAAGCCGCCGACCGCGGCGTGGGGGAGATTCTGCTGAACTCGATCGACGCCGACGGCACCCGTGAGGGCTTCGACATTGAGATGATCCGGGCCGTCCGTGCTGCTGTGGACGTGCCGCTGATCGCCTCGGGCGGAGCCGGCAAGCCGGAGCACTTCCCGGCCGCCGTGATCGCCGGGGCCGACGCCGTCCTGGCCGCGTCCGTGTTCCACTTCGGCCCGGACGACGCGATCCACCAGGTCAAGCAGGCCATCCGCGACGCGGGGTTCGACGTCCGCTAG
- a CDS encoding MFS transporter, with protein sequence MRSTAGPGLLFVLVCAMGAGPVMNYGLSATSTLIMADLGISEAQFGLLAATCFAGAAVASMWLGRLSDRISTRSQLLLIFGGTALALCCTALSGNYLWLLAAVLLSGPAQAISNPTTNRIIINAVEPGKRPGWMGVKQSGVQASQLFSSLFFPAAALVAGWRGAAVGAALVLGLLLAYAWHRLPAEPRLPAAEKPRGSVDRKFPAPVWLLAAFALFSGAGMQATNVYLPLFAQREIGFSLLMGGATAAAAGVVGVGSRVLWGRRMADGVRASTLLLILAAGAVCGAALLLAAGQTGVPALLWAGVVFHGASVLGVNVVVMAGVLREVPRERVGAASGAVSLGMYSGFALGPLAMGLLLQYSGGFLAGWLCIGAAYLACGVIGVIYRRLGTRPAPVAG encoded by the coding sequence GTGCGCTCCACCGCCGGCCCCGGCCTGCTGTTTGTCCTGGTCTGCGCCATGGGCGCCGGCCCGGTGATGAACTACGGGCTCTCCGCCACCAGCACGCTGATCATGGCGGACCTGGGGATCAGCGAGGCGCAGTTCGGCCTGCTCGCCGCCACCTGCTTCGCGGGCGCCGCGGTGGCGTCCATGTGGCTGGGACGGCTGAGCGACCGCATCAGCACCCGGTCCCAGCTGCTGCTCATCTTCGGCGGCACAGCCCTGGCCCTGTGCTGCACGGCCCTGTCCGGGAACTACCTGTGGCTGCTGGCCGCCGTCCTGCTCTCGGGTCCGGCCCAGGCCATCTCCAATCCCACCACCAACCGGATCATCATCAACGCGGTGGAACCGGGCAAACGGCCCGGCTGGATGGGCGTCAAGCAGTCCGGGGTGCAGGCCAGCCAGCTGTTTTCCAGCCTCTTCTTCCCGGCAGCCGCCCTGGTCGCCGGGTGGCGCGGAGCCGCCGTCGGCGCGGCCCTCGTCCTGGGCCTGCTGCTCGCCTACGCGTGGCACCGGCTTCCCGCCGAACCACGGCTCCCGGCAGCGGAAAAACCCCGCGGATCCGTGGACCGGAAGTTCCCCGCCCCGGTCTGGCTGCTGGCAGCCTTCGCCCTGTTTTCCGGAGCCGGCATGCAGGCCACCAACGTCTACCTGCCGCTGTTCGCCCAGCGGGAGATCGGCTTCTCACTGCTGATGGGCGGCGCCACCGCGGCGGCAGCCGGCGTCGTCGGCGTGGGTTCGCGGGTGCTCTGGGGACGACGGATGGCCGACGGCGTCCGCGCCTCCACGCTGCTGCTCATCCTGGCTGCCGGTGCGGTCTGCGGTGCGGCACTGCTCCTTGCCGCCGGACAGACCGGGGTGCCCGCGCTGCTGTGGGCCGGCGTCGTCTTCCACGGCGCCTCCGTGCTGGGCGTGAACGTGGTGGTGATGGCCGGAGTGCTCCGGGAGGTGCCCCGGGAACGGGTGGGCGCAGCGTCCGGAGCGGTATCGCTGGGCATGTACTCCGGGTTCGCGCTGGGGCCGCTGGCCATGGGCCTGCTGCTGCAGTACTCCGGCGGCTTCCTGGCGGGGTGGCTGTGCATCGGCGCGGCCTACCTGGCCTGCGGAGTGATCGGCGTCATCTACCGGCGGCTGGGCACCCGGCCCGCCCCGGTGGCGGGCTAG
- a CDS encoding phosphoribosyl-ATP diphosphatase, whose product MKTFEDLFAELSQKVQDRPAGSRTVAEFESGVHGIGKKVVEEAAEVWMAAEYESDAECAEEISQLLYHLQVLMLAKGLTLQDVYKHL is encoded by the coding sequence GTGAAAACCTTCGAAGACCTCTTTGCCGAGCTGAGCCAGAAAGTTCAGGACCGCCCCGCCGGGTCACGCACCGTGGCCGAATTCGAGTCGGGCGTGCATGGCATCGGTAAGAAGGTTGTTGAGGAGGCCGCCGAAGTGTGGATGGCCGCCGAATACGAATCCGATGCCGAATGCGCCGAAGAAATTTCCCAGCTGCTGTACCACCTCCAGGTCCTGATGCTCGCTAAAGGCCTGACCCTGCAGGACGTCTACAAGCATCTCTAG
- a CDS encoding NAD(P)-dependent alcohol dehydrogenase codes for MTTARAYAATSATDPLVPTTIERREVGPHDVLIDIAYAGVCHSDIHTVRGEWGPIAYPQVVGHEIVGTVAEVGTDVTTHKVGDRVGVGCMVNSCGECENCQAGMENYCLNGNVGTYASKDRDGTITQGGYATSVVVNDGFVLRVPESIPYEAAAPLLCAGITTYSPLAHWNAGPGKRVAVVGMGGLGHMAVKIAVAMGAEVTVLSQTLSKQEDGLRFGAEHYYATSDESTFEKLANTFDLIINTVSAPIDLQQYLSLLRLDGTMVSVGAPPEALPISVFTLMSKRRSYAASNIGGIRETQEMLDFCAEHDIAPEIELIKAEDINTAYERVLKSDVRYRFVIDAATI; via the coding sequence ATGACCACCGCACGCGCTTACGCAGCCACCTCCGCCACCGATCCGCTGGTTCCCACCACGATCGAACGCCGCGAGGTCGGCCCGCATGACGTCCTCATCGATATTGCCTACGCCGGTGTCTGCCACTCGGACATCCACACCGTCCGCGGCGAATGGGGACCCATTGCGTACCCGCAGGTTGTCGGCCACGAAATCGTGGGCACCGTTGCAGAGGTCGGCACCGACGTCACCACCCACAAGGTCGGCGACCGCGTAGGTGTGGGCTGCATGGTCAACTCCTGCGGCGAATGCGAAAACTGCCAGGCGGGTATGGAGAACTACTGCCTGAACGGCAACGTCGGCACCTACGCCAGCAAGGACCGCGACGGCACCATCACGCAGGGCGGCTACGCCACCTCCGTAGTGGTTAATGACGGCTTCGTGCTCCGCGTTCCGGAGAGCATCCCGTATGAAGCAGCTGCTCCGCTGCTCTGCGCCGGCATCACCACCTACTCGCCCCTCGCACACTGGAATGCGGGACCGGGCAAGCGGGTCGCCGTCGTCGGCATGGGCGGACTCGGCCACATGGCCGTGAAGATCGCCGTGGCCATGGGCGCCGAGGTCACTGTGCTGTCCCAGACGCTGAGCAAGCAGGAAGACGGCCTGCGTTTCGGTGCCGAGCACTACTACGCCACCAGCGACGAGAGCACCTTCGAGAAGCTCGCGAACACCTTCGACCTGATCATCAACACGGTCAGCGCGCCGATCGACCTGCAGCAGTACCTGTCGCTGCTGCGCCTGGACGGCACCATGGTCAGCGTGGGTGCCCCGCCCGAGGCCCTGCCGATCTCCGTCTTCACCCTGATGAGCAAGCGGCGCTCCTACGCTGCCTCCAACATCGGCGGTATCCGCGAAACGCAGGAAATGCTGGACTTCTGCGCCGAACACGATATTGCTCCGGAGATTGAGCTGATCAAGGCCGAGGACATCAACACCGCCTACGAGCGCGTGCTGAAGTCCGACGTCCGCTACCGGTTCGTCATTGACGCGGCGACTATCTAA
- a CDS encoding TIGR03085 family metal-binding protein — protein MHYVEPSREVLAETLLAAGPHAPTLCEGWQTKELAAHLYLREHRMGAALGTFIKPLASRTDKALAELAQKASTTESYNKLVRAFRAGPPRFSPMHLKQVDNSANLSEYFVHTEDIRRASDRWAPRALDSDYSDALWAELIKRAAILYRGVDLGIVLVRPDGPRHVAKRAPVSVAIVGEPCELLLHAHGRTKHALVMYEGQPDAVALLESAEIGL, from the coding sequence ATGCATTATGTAGAACCGTCCCGTGAAGTCCTGGCCGAAACGTTACTCGCAGCCGGACCCCATGCGCCCACGCTTTGCGAGGGGTGGCAGACCAAGGAGCTCGCAGCTCACCTGTACCTGCGCGAGCACCGGATGGGTGCTGCCCTCGGCACGTTCATCAAGCCGCTGGCCTCCCGAACGGACAAGGCCCTGGCGGAGTTGGCGCAGAAAGCGTCCACCACGGAAAGCTACAACAAGCTGGTCCGCGCGTTCCGTGCCGGTCCGCCCCGCTTCTCCCCCATGCACCTGAAACAGGTGGACAACAGCGCCAACCTCAGTGAGTACTTTGTGCACACCGAGGACATCCGCCGGGCCTCGGACCGCTGGGCTCCGCGGGCGCTGGATTCCGACTACTCCGATGCGTTGTGGGCCGAGCTGATCAAGCGTGCGGCCATCCTGTACCGCGGCGTGGACCTGGGCATTGTGCTGGTCCGGCCGGACGGCCCCCGGCATGTGGCCAAGCGCGCTCCGGTCTCGGTCGCCATTGTCGGCGAACCCTGCGAGCTGCTGCTGCACGCCCACGGCCGCACCAAGCATGCCCTGGTGATGTACGAGGGCCAGCCGGACGCCGTCGCGCTGCTGGAAAGCGCCGAGATCGGGCTTTAG
- a CDS encoding anthranilate synthase component I, translating to MQDLGSIRPGLDEFRALAADRRVIPVRLTVLADAHTPIGIYRKLTNGEPGTFLMESAASGGVWSRYSFIGARSRATLTTLDGQAHWLGSPPVGVPLDGSPVEALSRTVDLLATERFEELPPFTSGMVGFVGWETVRHWEKLPNPPADDLDLPEIAMNLVSDMAIHDNSDGTVTLVANAINFDGSDERVDEAWHDAVARVRSMLGRLAAPTPQAVSVLAPGTTVDVSANVKESWPKPEYTRAVQRGKQAIVDGEVFQVVISRRFEAECRAEALDVYRILRTTNPSPYMYLFNFEDAHGNPFNVVGSSPEALVTVTGRDVITHPIAGSRPRGKTSELDRALAEELLKDEKERAEHLMLVDLARNDLSKVCRPGSIDVTQFMEVERFSHIMHLVSTVVGRLADAATAYDVLAATFPAGTLSGAPKPRALRLLDEVEPHRRGIYGGVVGYLDFAGDMDMAIAIRSALLRDGKAYVQAGGGIVNDSDLEAEAQETVNKAAAPLRAALLAAALETVTAAGTTTAGTTNDAGTTPQEADK from the coding sequence ATGCAGGATCTAGGAAGCATCCGCCCCGGCCTCGACGAGTTCCGGGCCCTCGCGGCCGACCGCCGGGTGATCCCCGTACGCCTCACCGTGCTGGCTGACGCCCACACGCCCATCGGCATTTACCGCAAGCTCACCAACGGCGAGCCCGGCACCTTCCTGATGGAGTCGGCGGCGTCCGGCGGCGTCTGGTCCCGCTACTCCTTTATCGGTGCCCGGTCCCGGGCCACCTTGACCACGCTCGACGGGCAGGCGCACTGGCTCGGCTCCCCGCCTGTCGGTGTGCCGCTGGACGGCAGCCCGGTGGAGGCGCTGTCCCGCACGGTGGACCTGCTGGCCACCGAACGGTTCGAGGAGCTGCCCCCGTTCACCTCCGGGATGGTCGGCTTTGTCGGCTGGGAAACGGTCCGGCACTGGGAGAAGCTGCCCAACCCGCCCGCCGATGACCTGGACCTGCCCGAGATCGCCATGAACCTGGTTTCCGACATGGCCATCCACGACAACAGCGACGGCACCGTCACCCTCGTGGCCAACGCCATCAACTTCGACGGCTCCGATGAGCGCGTGGATGAGGCCTGGCACGACGCCGTCGCCCGCGTCCGCTCGATGCTCGGCCGGCTCGCCGCCCCCACGCCTCAGGCTGTTTCCGTGCTGGCCCCGGGCACCACTGTCGACGTTTCCGCCAACGTGAAGGAAAGCTGGCCCAAGCCCGAATACACCCGCGCCGTCCAGCGCGGCAAGCAGGCGATCGTGGACGGCGAGGTGTTCCAGGTGGTCATCTCCCGGCGCTTCGAGGCCGAATGCCGGGCCGAAGCACTGGACGTCTACCGGATACTGCGCACCACCAATCCGAGCCCATACATGTACCTCTTCAACTTCGAGGACGCGCACGGCAACCCGTTCAACGTGGTCGGCTCCTCCCCGGAGGCCCTCGTGACCGTCACCGGCCGCGACGTGATCACGCACCCGATTGCCGGCTCCCGTCCGCGCGGCAAGACCTCCGAACTGGACCGGGCGCTGGCCGAGGAGCTGCTGAAGGATGAAAAGGAACGGGCCGAGCACCTGATGCTGGTGGACCTGGCCCGCAACGACCTCTCCAAGGTCTGCCGGCCCGGCAGCATCGACGTCACCCAGTTCATGGAGGTGGAGCGCTTCAGCCACATCATGCACCTGGTCTCCACCGTCGTCGGCCGGCTGGCGGACGCCGCCACGGCCTATGACGTGCTGGCCGCAACGTTCCCTGCCGGCACGCTCTCCGGCGCCCCGAAGCCCCGTGCCCTGCGCCTGCTTGACGAGGTGGAACCGCACCGCCGCGGCATTTACGGCGGGGTAGTGGGCTACCTCGACTTTGCCGGCGACATGGACATGGCCATCGCCATCCGGTCCGCCCTGCTGCGTGACGGCAAGGCCTATGTCCAGGCCGGCGGCGGCATCGTCAATGATTCAGACCTCGAAGCCGAGGCGCAGGAAACCGTCAACAAGGCGGCCGCACCGCTGCGCGCAGCCCTCCTCGCCGCAGCCTTGGAGACAGTCACCGCGGCCGGCACCACCACCGCGGGCACCACCAACGACGCCGGCACCACCCCACAGGAAGCAGACAAGTGA
- the hisI gene encoding phosphoribosyl-AMP cyclohydrolase, protein MLPTPSPQNPHLDPELAASLKRDDAGLVAAVVQQYDTNEVLMLGWMDDEALHRTLTTGRVTFWSRSRQEYWRKGDTSGHVQWVKSVAVDCDGDALLVRVDQVGAACHTGTRTCFDGRDLAAVVGAE, encoded by the coding sequence ATGCTTCCCACACCTTCCCCCCAGAATCCGCACCTCGATCCCGAGCTTGCCGCCTCGCTCAAGCGCGACGACGCCGGGCTGGTGGCCGCCGTCGTCCAGCAGTACGACACCAATGAGGTGCTGATGCTCGGGTGGATGGACGATGAAGCCCTGCACCGTACCCTGACCACGGGCCGGGTGACCTTCTGGTCCCGCTCACGGCAGGAATACTGGCGTAAGGGGGACACCTCCGGGCACGTGCAGTGGGTGAAGTCCGTGGCGGTGGACTGCGACGGCGACGCCCTGCTGGTCCGCGTCGACCAGGTAGGCGCGGCCTGCCATACCGGCACCCGGACCTGCTTCGATGGCCGCGACCTGGCCGCCGTCGTCGGCGCCGAGTGA
- a CDS encoding DUF262 domain-containing protein, with amino-acid sequence MNTELPKIVVGAKTFQDCFSDCIYEVPKFQRPYSWEKEQLQDYWTDVIGARGDLFFGTIVTWVSTKRDLFRDTYSLIDGQQRLTTSAIALSVVRDALDAMAEGITDNKGSTNSTQRMAKNLATASQRYLVAEDDYGEEFAIVIRPESMFWDVIQKPNTIPSNAQWDESARRIGQARAFFEQKIGESLTEAETEQDALDRLTEIRSSILRARLIQVELQKEEDAFLIFETLNTRGADLQLRDLVKNDLVRGISTNRQDRNNVVQRWESIMNHVVATDSAIDAADSFIWQSWNSRREAVRQNELYKSLRNILKTDPEKHLTYLSELEVDARTFTFLEGNSVNFPAEVRGTRSALSIPAVQDSLVALNVFNVSVANSAVMALIRVYDSTRFISRKSLINTLRAIENFHFQFTQLASSSSTGGTRQRYNTFAVQLERARSTATATLAINGLIERLRESTPDAVKLTSAFEKLFYAPSLRLNQSQKKRGRQDVIRYVLLTLARHDNTVARSRTTSDWTIEHIRPQAGAEANINDPAFSIGNLTLLTSAANGNVADGNFAAKREKLRTASALKDPVLESWIDDAGVVELSDEAIAHRAASLARHAISSVWAI; translated from the coding sequence TTGAATACTGAACTGCCAAAAATCGTAGTCGGGGCCAAGACTTTCCAGGACTGTTTCAGCGATTGTATATACGAGGTCCCTAAATTCCAGCGCCCGTACTCTTGGGAAAAAGAACAGCTACAGGATTACTGGACAGACGTTATAGGCGCTCGAGGGGACTTATTCTTCGGAACAATCGTCACCTGGGTTTCAACGAAAAGAGACCTGTTCCGTGACACTTACTCGCTAATCGACGGACAGCAACGCCTCACAACCAGCGCCATTGCTCTTTCGGTGGTTCGGGACGCTTTGGATGCTATGGCTGAAGGTATCACTGACAATAAAGGCTCTACTAATTCAACTCAACGTATGGCTAAGAACCTTGCGACCGCATCGCAGCGCTACCTGGTTGCCGAAGACGATTATGGTGAAGAGTTCGCGATCGTAATCCGCCCCGAATCAATGTTCTGGGACGTGATTCAGAAGCCAAATACGATCCCGTCGAATGCCCAATGGGACGAAAGTGCACGCCGGATTGGACAGGCGCGCGCCTTCTTTGAGCAGAAAATTGGAGAGTCGCTGACCGAAGCAGAGACAGAACAGGATGCGCTTGATCGTCTAACTGAAATACGGAGTAGCATTCTGAGGGCCAGGCTCATTCAAGTCGAGCTTCAGAAGGAAGAAGATGCGTTTCTTATCTTCGAAACCCTAAATACGCGGGGGGCTGATCTTCAACTCCGGGATTTGGTAAAGAACGATCTCGTTAGAGGCATCAGTACAAACCGACAGGATCGAAATAACGTTGTTCAACGCTGGGAATCGATCATGAACCACGTGGTAGCAACGGACTCTGCAATTGACGCTGCGGATAGCTTCATATGGCAGTCGTGGAACTCGCGCCGGGAGGCCGTTCGACAAAATGAACTCTATAAGTCTCTCCGAAACATACTTAAAACTGACCCCGAGAAGCATCTGACATATTTGAGCGAGCTGGAAGTCGACGCTCGGACATTCACGTTCCTTGAAGGAAATAGCGTAAACTTTCCTGCCGAAGTTCGCGGCACTCGGAGCGCCTTATCGATTCCCGCGGTGCAAGACAGTCTTGTTGCATTAAACGTATTTAATGTGTCGGTAGCTAACTCAGCCGTAATGGCACTCATCAGAGTATACGACTCCACACGTTTCATATCCAGAAAGAGCCTTATAAATACTCTGCGGGCAATCGAAAACTTTCATTTCCAGTTTACGCAGTTAGCATCGAGCTCCTCCACCGGCGGGACGAGACAGAGATATAATACATTTGCTGTTCAGCTGGAGAGAGCCCGCTCTACGGCCACCGCAACTCTTGCCATCAACGGGCTTATTGAACGTTTACGCGAAAGCACTCCTGACGCGGTAAAACTCACGTCTGCGTTCGAGAAACTTTTTTATGCGCCGTCGCTTCGACTCAACCAAAGCCAAAAGAAGCGTGGTCGGCAAGACGTTATTAGGTACGTACTTCTAACACTCGCACGGCACGACAATACCGTGGCAAGATCGCGAACAACGTCCGACTGGACTATAGAACACATCCGCCCTCAGGCGGGTGCCGAAGCAAACATAAATGATCCTGCCTTTTCAATAGGCAATTTGACCCTGCTAACCAGCGCCGCCAATGGTAACGTAGCGGATGGAAACTTTGCCGCGAAACGCGAGAAACTTCGGACAGCGTCAGCTCTGAAGGACCCAGTTTTGGAGAGCTGGATAGACGATGCAGGAGTCGTGGAGTTGAGCGACGAAGCAATCGCTCACCGCGCTGCGTCTTTAGCCCGCCACGCTATCAGTTCGGTGTGGGCCATTTGA
- a CDS encoding YciI family protein: MAKYLLLKHYRGAPEALNNVPMDQWTPDEVTAHMQFMTDFAERLQANGEYVEGQALSPEGAFVRYDGEGRPPVTDGPFAETKDLIAGWFAIDVDDYDRAVALAGELSAAPAAGGKPLHEWIEVRPFLAAPVTITE; encoded by the coding sequence ATGGCGAAGTATCTATTGCTCAAGCATTACCGCGGCGCACCGGAAGCGCTCAACAACGTCCCGATGGACCAGTGGACACCGGACGAAGTCACAGCCCACATGCAGTTCATGACGGACTTCGCCGAACGTCTGCAGGCCAACGGCGAATACGTCGAGGGCCAGGCGCTCTCCCCCGAAGGAGCCTTCGTGCGGTACGACGGCGAGGGCCGGCCCCCGGTGACTGACGGACCGTTCGCCGAAACCAAGGACCTGATCGCGGGCTGGTTCGCCATCGACGTGGACGACTATGACCGCGCCGTCGCCCTGGCCGGAGAACTGTCCGCCGCGCCGGCCGCCGGCGGGAAGCCGCTGCACGAGTGGATCGAGGTCCGTCCGTTCCTAGCCGCGCCCGTCACGATCACGGAATAA
- a CDS encoding GNAT family N-acetyltransferase has translation MTTPTHLRLADVSDLPFILRQEREYMETIEPHALQGWLTVLDQNLELWIDCLPYTLFCVDADGHPLGYVMGRVDGDTATLVSISVLDSHRRQGLGRLLLDAFEQRISSSGARAVELGVYRSNQARLLYQGSGYETTGQDGEYVLFSKMLSPAEGDQRVLLG, from the coding sequence ATGACTACGCCAACACACCTTCGGCTCGCCGACGTAAGCGATCTGCCGTTCATCCTCCGCCAGGAGCGCGAGTACATGGAGACCATCGAGCCGCATGCGCTCCAGGGGTGGCTGACAGTTCTCGACCAGAACCTCGAACTCTGGATCGACTGCCTTCCCTACACGCTCTTCTGTGTTGACGCCGATGGGCACCCGCTCGGGTACGTGATGGGAAGGGTCGATGGTGACACCGCAACCCTGGTCTCGATCAGTGTCCTCGACAGCCACCGCCGCCAAGGACTCGGACGGCTGCTCCTGGATGCGTTCGAGCAGAGAATCAGCTCAAGCGGAGCCCGCGCGGTGGAACTCGGCGTCTACCGAAGCAACCAGGCACGCCTGCTCTACCAGGGCTCGGGCTATGAAACCACGGGCCAGGACGGCGAATATGTGCTGTTCAGCAAGATGCTCAGCCCTGCCGAAGGGGATCAGCGGGTATTGCTGGGGTGA
- the hisG gene encoding ATP phosphoribosyltransferase translates to MLRVAVPNKGALSESASAMLNEAGYRQRRDTRELVMVDPDNDVEFFFLRPRDIAVYVGAGTLDVGITGRDLFLDAQVDAEELMNLGFGASTFRFAGPVGDFSSIDQLEGKRLATSYDGLLRSYLSDRGINASVVRLDGAVESSVRLGVADAIADVVETGTTLRAAGMEIFGEPILKSEAVLIGRKGASPAGVDVLIRRLRGVLVARQYVMMDYDVRKDLVDEAAALTPGLESPTVSPLQNSDWVAVRSMIKKSDTNRIMDELYDIGARAILVSSIHACRI, encoded by the coding sequence ATGCTCCGTGTAGCCGTACCCAACAAGGGTGCCCTGTCCGAATCCGCCTCCGCCATGCTCAACGAGGCGGGCTACCGCCAGCGCCGCGACACGCGCGAACTGGTCATGGTGGACCCCGATAACGACGTCGAATTCTTCTTCCTCCGCCCCCGCGACATCGCCGTGTACGTGGGCGCTGGAACGCTCGACGTCGGCATCACCGGCCGCGACCTGTTCCTGGACGCGCAGGTGGACGCCGAAGAACTGATGAACCTCGGCTTCGGTGCCTCCACCTTCCGTTTCGCCGGCCCGGTGGGGGACTTCTCCTCCATCGACCAGCTCGAAGGCAAGCGCCTGGCCACCAGCTACGACGGCCTGCTGCGCTCCTACCTGTCCGACCGCGGCATCAACGCCTCCGTGGTCCGACTTGACGGTGCCGTGGAATCCTCCGTGCGCCTCGGCGTCGCGGACGCGATTGCCGACGTCGTCGAAACCGGCACCACCCTGCGGGCCGCCGGGATGGAAATCTTCGGCGAACCGATCCTGAAGTCGGAGGCCGTACTGATCGGCCGCAAGGGTGCCAGCCCCGCCGGCGTCGACGTGCTGATCCGCCGACTGCGCGGTGTCCTGGTCGCGCGGCAGTACGTGATGATGGACTACGACGTCCGCAAGGACCTCGTGGACGAGGCCGCCGCGCTGACACCTGGCCTGGAATCGCCCACCGTCTCTCCGCTGCAGAACAGCGACTGGGTGGCAGTGCGTTCCATGATCAAGAAGTCGGACACCAATCGGATCATGGACGAGCTCTACGACATCGGCGCCCGCGCCATCCTGGTCAGCAGCATCCACGCCTGCCGGATCTAG
- a CDS encoding DUF808 domain-containing protein, translated as MSGGLVALLDDVAALARIAAASVDDIAAGAAKAGAKAAGVVIDDAAVTPQYVSGADPSRELPMIKRIFWGSLRNKLLIILPALLLISAFIPGVIPFILMLGGTYLCYEGAEKVWHKFFGHHEDKEAPAVERGPDAESKVVKGAITTDFILSCEIMVISMNEVGDASIWVRAAILVVVAIAITILVYGAVGLIVKMDDIGLHLARKESAGSQRLGGLLVKGMPAVLTAITLVGTVAMLWVGGHIMLVGVSDLGWHAPYDLVHALEHPVAGIAVVGGFLGWLVNTLCSAVVGLAWGLVVMAVLHPLKKVLPFGKKDGHEDGEARAAAAGHGSGKPDVDPAG; from the coding sequence GTGAGCGGCGGGCTCGTCGCCCTGCTGGACGACGTCGCTGCGCTGGCGCGCATAGCCGCCGCCTCGGTGGACGACATCGCGGCGGGCGCCGCGAAAGCGGGAGCCAAGGCCGCCGGCGTCGTCATCGATGATGCCGCCGTAACCCCGCAGTACGTCTCCGGTGCCGACCCGTCCCGTGAACTGCCGATGATCAAACGCATCTTCTGGGGTTCGCTCCGGAACAAGCTGCTGATCATCCTGCCGGCACTGCTGCTGATCAGTGCCTTCATTCCGGGAGTGATCCCGTTCATTCTTATGCTGGGCGGCACGTACCTCTGCTACGAGGGCGCGGAGAAGGTCTGGCACAAGTTCTTCGGCCACCACGAGGACAAGGAGGCGCCGGCGGTAGAGCGGGGGCCCGACGCCGAGTCCAAGGTGGTCAAGGGAGCCATCACCACCGACTTCATCCTGTCCTGCGAGATCATGGTCATCTCTATGAACGAGGTGGGTGATGCGTCCATCTGGGTCCGGGCGGCCATCCTCGTGGTCGTGGCCATTGCCATCACCATCCTCGTGTACGGGGCTGTGGGGTTGATCGTCAAAATGGACGACATCGGCCTGCATCTCGCCAGGAAGGAATCGGCAGGCTCCCAGCGCCTCGGCGGACTGCTGGTGAAGGGCATGCCCGCCGTGCTGACAGCCATCACCTTGGTCGGAACCGTCGCCATGCTGTGGGTGGGCGGCCACATCATGCTCGTCGGTGTCTCCGACCTCGGCTGGCACGCACCGTACGACCTGGTCCACGCCCTTGAACATCCGGTAGCCGGTATTGCTGTTGTGGGCGGTTTCCTCGGCTGGCTCGTCAACACGCTCTGCTCGGCAGTGGTGGGACTGGCGTGGGGGCTGGTTGTTATGGCCGTTCTGCACCCGCTGAAGAAGGTCCTGCCGTTCGGCAAGAAGGACGGACATGAAGACGGTGAGGCCAGGGCGGCAGCAGCCGGGCACGGTTCGGGGAAACCCGACGTCGACCCCGCGGGCTAA